Proteins from a single region of Labedella gwakjiensis:
- a CDS encoding mechanosensitive ion channel family protein — MNLNEMLDAVGTFLNTTFLGKLTSIALIVAFAFAAVWLMRLVIRHAVDRIVNGVKRSNNADDTKELSVSPLAAVRVVQRTRTIGTVLSNIVNVVVAVIAIVLIVNTVDKDIIGSLALLTAALGAGLGFGAQNIVKDVLNGLFMVMEDQLGVGDVVDLGPATGVVEAVGIRITQVRDVNGTLWFVRNGEILRVGNMSQGWARVIVDLAVPYDVDVDAVQDRLLDTANALARETKWRTRILERPESWGLESISDDALVVRLVIKTRTSAKDDVARELRLRLKAAMDEMDVKLPSLKSVVLEGFDGAASVSGARPPRTKPVGVVDTPPTKKPSRIRKPKATDE, encoded by the coding sequence ATGAACCTCAATGAGATGCTCGATGCCGTCGGCACGTTCCTGAACACGACGTTCCTCGGCAAACTCACGTCCATCGCTCTCATCGTCGCCTTCGCGTTCGCCGCCGTCTGGTTGATGCGCCTCGTCATCCGCCATGCTGTCGACCGGATCGTGAACGGGGTCAAGCGTTCGAACAACGCCGACGACACCAAAGAGCTCTCGGTCTCCCCGCTCGCTGCCGTGCGAGTGGTCCAGAGGACCAGGACGATCGGCACCGTGCTGTCGAACATCGTCAACGTCGTCGTAGCCGTCATCGCTATCGTCCTCATCGTCAACACGGTCGACAAGGACATCATCGGGTCGCTCGCATTGCTCACGGCGGCGCTCGGCGCGGGCCTCGGCTTCGGCGCCCAGAACATCGTGAAGGACGTTCTGAACGGTCTGTTCATGGTGATGGAGGATCAGTTGGGCGTCGGCGACGTCGTCGACCTCGGTCCGGCGACCGGAGTGGTCGAGGCAGTGGGCATCCGGATCACCCAGGTGCGCGACGTCAACGGAACGCTCTGGTTCGTGCGCAACGGTGAGATCCTGCGCGTCGGCAACATGTCGCAGGGCTGGGCCCGTGTCATCGTCGACCTCGCCGTCCCGTACGACGTCGACGTCGACGCGGTTCAGGACCGACTCCTCGATACGGCCAATGCGCTCGCTCGTGAGACCAAGTGGCGCACACGGATCCTCGAGCGTCCCGAGTCCTGGGGTCTCGAGTCGATCTCAGACGATGCGCTCGTCGTGCGCCTGGTCATCAAGACGCGCACGAGCGCGAAGGACGACGTCGCGCGCGAGCTGCGCCTCCGACTGAAGGCGGCGATGGACGAGATGGACGTGAAGCTCCCGTCGCTGAAGAGCGTCGTGCTCGAGGGCTTCGACGGAGCCGCGAGCGTGTCCGGCGCCCGTCCCCCGCGCACCAAACCCGTCGGCGTCGTCGATACACCTCCCACGAAGAAGCCATCGCGCATCCGCAAGCCGAAAGCGACCGACGAATGA
- a CDS encoding globin encodes MNDLLARSFYDDVGGRPTFEKLVTEFYRGVAGDPVLKPMYPEEDLGPAAERLLLFLEQYWGGPSTYGETRGHPRLRMRHMPFKVNPDARDRWLHHMRAALDTLELSPLHEAELWAYLERAAHAMVNTFDE; translated from the coding sequence ATGAACGACCTTCTCGCACGATCGTTCTATGACGACGTCGGAGGTCGACCGACCTTCGAGAAGCTCGTCACCGAGTTCTATCGTGGTGTGGCGGGCGACCCCGTCCTGAAGCCGATGTACCCGGAGGAGGATCTCGGACCGGCGGCCGAGCGCCTCCTCCTCTTCCTCGAACAGTACTGGGGCGGTCCCTCGACGTACGGAGAGACCCGCGGCCACCCGCGTCTCCGCATGCGCCACATGCCCTTCAAGGTGAATCCGGATGCCCGCGATCGCTGGCTGCACCACATGCGCGCAGCCCTCGACACGCTCGAGCTTTCTCCGCTGCACGAGGCGGAACTCTGGGCCTACCTCGAGCGGGCGGCCCACGCGATGGTCAACACGTTCGACGAGTAG